In one Sporomusa sphaeroides DSM 2875 genomic region, the following are encoded:
- a CDS encoding DUF3794 domain-containing protein: MSRRYHRKSRQFMIGDTLTIPQDKPDIEFLLRMTAVPTIDKATGADKKVIFSGHVLVTIEYVACVPDGTQPIHFVSFEQPFTGAISHRSARPDRSIHLKGLMEVQELQLVGPRQVKTSLQLKVCSVKLVRCRSPLPTHAGEA, from the coding sequence ATGAGCCGGCGTTATCATAGAAAAAGTAGGCAGTTTATGATAGGCGACACGCTAACCATTCCACAGGATAAGCCTGATATTGAATTTTTGCTGCGCATGACAGCAGTACCAACAATTGATAAAGCCACAGGTGCCGATAAAAAAGTAATTTTTTCCGGGCATGTACTCGTAACCATTGAGTATGTGGCCTGCGTGCCGGATGGAACTCAACCTATCCATTTTGTTTCCTTTGAACAGCCTTTTACCGGCGCAATCAGTCACCGTTCTGCCCGGCCGGACAGGAGTATCCATTTGAAAGGATTGATGGAGGTTCAGGAGCTTCAGCTTGTCGGTCCGCGACAGGTAAAAACTTCATTGCAGTTAAAGGTGTGTTCAGTAAAGCTGGTGCGGTGCCGCAGTCCTTTGCCCACCCATGCCGGTGAAGCTTAG
- a CDS encoding DUF3794 domain-containing protein yields the protein MNNTLINIAGICDVCRLTLHDNDSWTELSIPENLVLPREKPDIEQILSANVAVKIIKTKVIVTPSTEQTPNFEGKLLTGRKLIIGGELCQSITYTADFSSQPVHSVHFVVPFSAYIVIPKKIRILNEITCCEKSIDSLFVNYHVKACVEDVFIQEINKRQIFKNILLFLQAVPTITGCV from the coding sequence ATGAATAATACGTTAATCAATATTGCCGGAATCTGTGATGTTTGCAGGCTTACGTTGCATGATAACGATAGCTGGACCGAATTATCAATTCCGGAGAATTTGGTTCTCCCCCGGGAAAAGCCGGATATTGAACAAATCCTCTCTGCCAACGTCGCGGTTAAAATCATTAAAACCAAAGTCATTGTAACCCCCAGTACAGAGCAGACTCCCAACTTTGAAGGAAAGTTACTAACCGGACGCAAGCTCATTATCGGGGGAGAGCTTTGCCAGTCAATCACCTATACCGCAGATTTCTCCAGCCAGCCGGTACACTCGGTCCACTTCGTAGTACCATTCTCCGCCTATATTGTCATCCCGAAAAAAATAAGAATACTAAATGAAATCACCTGCTGTGAAAAAAGCATAGACTCCTTATTTGTCAATTATCATGTCAAGGCCTGCGTGGAAGATGTATTTATCCAGGAAATCAATAAGCGTCAGATCTTTAAAAATATCCTCTTATTTCTGCAGGCTGTACCGACTATAACCGGTTGCGTCTAA
- a CDS encoding DUF3794 domain-containing protein — MNNCDTNCLKECKATLGNVECSVNGNFDRPLPCECEKVDELVIINGICPREKLECFLDCGNIRRWTQLLVPEVLCIPCQKPDIEQLISITAIVDIISQRVVRTPGDKCMTLTNEECTDLTGKKLIIEGVLQQKIVYAAAVEEQSVHSVHFDVPFSAFIILAPEDHLSKKFKVEACIEDIFITNITARKIFKNVTLVIRALPIVCPEICII; from the coding sequence ATGAATAATTGCGATACTAACTGCCTGAAAGAATGCAAAGCAACGCTGGGTAATGTAGAATGCAGTGTTAACGGAAACTTTGACAGACCCTTACCCTGCGAATGCGAAAAGGTCGATGAACTGGTAATCATTAACGGAATATGCCCCAGAGAAAAACTGGAATGCTTTCTTGATTGTGGTAACATCCGGCGATGGACACAGCTACTTGTACCGGAGGTTTTGTGTATTCCCTGCCAAAAACCTGATATTGAACAATTAATCAGCATTACCGCAATTGTGGACATTATTTCACAACGGGTAGTGCGCACCCCCGGAGACAAGTGTATGACTCTCACCAATGAAGAATGTACGGATTTGACTGGCAAAAAGCTGATTATCGAAGGAGTTTTGCAGCAAAAAATTGTATATGCGGCTGCTGTGGAAGAACAAAGTGTTCATTCCGTACATTTCGATGTACCATTCTCGGCGTTTATTATTCTTGCTCCGGAAGACCACCTGTCAAAAAAATTTAAAGTTGAGGCCTGCATTGAAGATATTTTCATCACAAATATTACGGCAAGAAAAATATTTAAGAATGTAACCTTGGTTATCAGGGCATTGCCTATTGTCTGTCCAGAGATTTGCATCATATAG
- a CDS encoding DUF3794 domain-containing protein, with protein MKTCQCIGQHAVEVVGVCDPAQVAIGLNKCDLGQWTQISIPEILQLPCAKPDVATVDKVFVDVQLKSIRVVKTPAGECGSPIVNREGLRLTGRKLVVEGLLKQKLVYTAALCDQPVHFAHFEVPFSAFIILACDTCLDQQFCVETCVEDVFAIPFNCREIFKNVTLFLQAIPV; from the coding sequence ATGAAAACATGTCAATGCATTGGGCAGCATGCTGTTGAAGTAGTAGGTGTATGCGATCCCGCCCAAGTCGCTATCGGCCTGAATAAATGTGATCTTGGTCAATGGACGCAAATTTCCATACCCGAAATCCTTCAACTGCCTTGTGCCAAACCAGATGTAGCAACCGTTGATAAAGTATTTGTTGATGTACAGCTAAAATCAATACGGGTTGTAAAAACACCGGCCGGAGAGTGTGGTTCTCCTATCGTAAACCGCGAGGGTCTTCGGCTGACAGGGAGAAAGCTGGTCGTAGAAGGATTACTGAAACAAAAGCTGGTTTATACAGCAGCCTTGTGTGACCAACCTGTTCATTTCGCACATTTTGAAGTCCCGTTTTCAGCGTTTATCATTTTAGCGTGCGACACCTGCCTTGATCAACAGTTTTGCGTAGAAACCTGTGTGGAAGACGTTTTTGCAATACCCTTTAACTGCAGGGAAATATTTAAAAATGTGACCTTATTTTTACAAGCCATTCCTGTTTAA
- a CDS encoding DUF3794 domain-containing protein, with the protein MGRKSTQVSITDKLSIPCHKPDIESILRVTTTPIIDKTVTMHKKVIFSGHILVCVEYVACVPDGTQPVHFVSFSIPFGGLICHRFLCEKLKACLKAKFLFHECHLIDPRTIKKVIALKVCLRKLFRVRKCLPVPCCEPGHTVACKPDKPLWPVIPQACCTQSPYKSGQDESQLPVSEQKVYHNAQDNDYSQYGDVHLPLVIRPLDSGIESTE; encoded by the coding sequence ATGGGACGTAAAAGTACTCAAGTTTCCATAACTGATAAACTTAGTATTCCGTGCCATAAACCTGATATTGAATCAATACTTCGTGTGACAACAACCCCGATTATTGATAAAACGGTAACTATGCATAAAAAAGTTATTTTTTCAGGACATATACTTGTTTGTGTGGAATATGTGGCGTGTGTTCCAGACGGTACGCAGCCTGTTCATTTTGTATCTTTTTCCATACCTTTCGGCGGTTTAATTTGTCATCGCTTTTTATGTGAGAAGCTGAAAGCCTGTTTAAAAGCAAAATTCTTGTTTCATGAATGTCACCTGATCGATCCCAGAACTATAAAGAAAGTAATAGCGTTAAAGGTTTGTCTGCGTAAGCTTTTCCGTGTGAGAAAATGTTTACCGGTACCATGTTGTGAACCCGGCCATACTGTTGCCTGCAAGCCGGATAAACCGCTTTGGCCGGTCATTCCACAAGCTTGCTGCACCCAATCGCCGTATAAAAGCGGTCAGGACGAATCTCAGCTTCCGGTCTCAGAACAAAAAGTTTACCATAATGCACAGGATAACGACTATAGCCAATACGGCGATGTTCACTTGCCATTGGTAATCCGGCCGCTTGACAGCGGGATAGAAAGTACAGAGTAA
- a CDS encoding SPOCS domain-containing protein, whose protein sequence is MTDKLIEVSGITPEAHFPKCPPNHPHTQFCETDKLYIPCPNPSIHEILEVCVSVVVCSNKEICTPIGRKLVINGKKQIKVKFSTNDPCQPFHCAHFEVPFCTFIVLGDSKQEVVQICTVVEDIAVKLLDCRCLSVTSIIFLCPILKQEPNCPPCPPCSGHSDSCQQHIPYNHCSSHYQSTTKKYHSGSNCSVCGPEEVIMTDRHYYYGK, encoded by the coding sequence ATGACAGATAAGCTTATTGAGGTGTCAGGCATTACACCTGAAGCACACTTTCCCAAATGCCCGCCCAATCATCCCCACACACAATTTTGTGAAACTGATAAATTATATATACCCTGCCCTAACCCAAGCATCCATGAGATATTGGAAGTGTGTGTAAGTGTAGTTGTTTGCTCGAACAAAGAGATATGTACACCTATAGGTAGAAAACTTGTTATTAATGGTAAAAAGCAGATAAAAGTAAAATTTTCTACCAATGATCCTTGCCAGCCATTCCACTGCGCCCATTTTGAAGTTCCCTTTTGCACCTTTATTGTTTTAGGTGATAGCAAACAGGAAGTAGTTCAAATTTGTACAGTTGTAGAGGATATAGCCGTCAAGCTTCTGGATTGCAGATGTTTAAGTGTTACCAGTATTATTTTCCTTTGCCCGATATTAAAACAGGAACCTAACTGTCCACCATGTCCGCCCTGCAGTGGTCATTCGGATAGTTGTCAGCAGCATATTCCTTATAATCATTGCTCCAGTCATTACCAGTCGACAACGAAAAAGTACCATTCAGGCTCAAACTGTTCCGTTTGTGGTCCCGAAGAGGTCATCATGACCGACCGGCACTATTATTACGGAAAATGA
- a CDS encoding L,D-transpeptidase has translation MGMRMCRRVLWVIFCLALFALPGYAQAMEQEALSKIIINIPSRTLELYKNNTLVKEYPVGVGKPSMPTPTGEFSIIEKEVDPCWYPPGKDFIVPSGPDNPLGYRWIGFAPLYGIHGTNAPWSIGLAVSNGCVRMQEEDVEELFELVDCETSVSIEYERIKVRVDARGRGSIGIYSDIYGRQPVTLASVKQALAQAGLDGLADESFLRALIRDIPEKQVVFAQFHNLKINGVLRPERIVSREGQKQVPVLALAESLNTFVNWNEDQQTLTRQNKTVPGIKHGTTVYVNAEHLPDLVGGRGIWDESENCLELMLPVANFDGQLLSGDIVRVGNHFAIPALTLAKALGERVKWQADTGQLFVQGRPASVMVIAGQPFVTSDTIGKVYNVAAAWDDQTQTMNLSYPLHPIDYSMYLNPGDEFF, from the coding sequence ATGGGTATGCGCATGTGTAGAAGGGTTCTTTGGGTAATTTTTTGTTTAGCTTTATTTGCTCTGCCCGGTTATGCTCAGGCTATGGAGCAGGAAGCTTTATCAAAGATCATTATCAATATCCCGAGCCGTACGTTGGAACTATATAAAAACAATACACTTGTTAAGGAATATCCAGTAGGCGTAGGCAAGCCTTCCATGCCGACACCTACCGGAGAATTCTCCATTATTGAGAAAGAAGTTGATCCCTGCTGGTATCCTCCCGGCAAAGATTTTATAGTGCCGTCAGGCCCGGATAATCCGCTGGGGTATCGTTGGATAGGTTTTGCCCCTTTATATGGCATTCACGGCACCAATGCTCCCTGGTCCATTGGTTTGGCCGTTTCCAATGGTTGTGTGCGAATGCAGGAAGAGGACGTAGAAGAATTGTTCGAGCTTGTCGACTGTGAGACTTCTGTTTCCATAGAATACGAGCGGATTAAGGTGCGGGTGGATGCGCGCGGCAGAGGCTCTATCGGTATTTACTCCGATATATATGGACGGCAGCCGGTAACTCTGGCAAGTGTTAAACAAGCTTTAGCGCAAGCCGGGTTAGACGGATTGGCGGATGAATCATTTTTGCGGGCATTAATTCGGGATATTCCCGAAAAACAGGTGGTTTTTGCCCAATTTCATAATCTCAAAATAAATGGGGTATTGCGACCGGAACGCATTGTCTCCAGAGAAGGGCAAAAACAAGTGCCGGTACTGGCGCTGGCTGAGAGTCTGAACACCTTCGTGAACTGGAATGAAGATCAACAAACTCTGACCCGGCAAAATAAGACTGTACCAGGCATTAAGCACGGTACTACCGTGTACGTTAACGCCGAACATTTGCCAGACTTGGTTGGCGGGCGCGGCATCTGGGATGAAAGTGAAAATTGTTTAGAGTTAATGCTGCCGGTAGCCAATTTTGACGGTCAACTCTTATCAGGCGACATTGTGCGTGTCGGCAATCACTTTGCCATTCCGGCCCTAACGCTTGCCAAAGCATTAGGTGAACGTGTAAAATGGCAGGCTGATACCGGTCAATTGTTTGTGCAGGGCAGACCGGCGTCAGTTATGGTAATAGCGGGACAGCCGTTTGTTACCAGCGATACTATAGGGAAAGTATACAATGTGGCCGCTGCCTGGGACGATCAAACCCAAACGATGAATCTGTCATATCCACTGCATCCTATCGATTATTCCATGTACCTCAATCCTGGTGATGAATTTTTTTGA
- a CDS encoding lactate utilization protein has product MSEFTNWHNQTIGEKLVKALEKNNFIASYVNTRQEALDKLAALIPADATVGIGGSWTIKEVGIDTLLEERGNTVFNHNKPGLSKEESMALRRKQMTCDIFLTGTNALTLQGELVNVDGSGNRAAAMIFGPKKVIVITGINKVVTNTDAAMERIELYAAPINNKRIGLPNPCTTTGQCMDCQGPTRICNVTTIMHKKPLGTEVEIIIIGEELGF; this is encoded by the coding sequence ATGAGTGAATTTACAAACTGGCACAACCAAACCATTGGGGAAAAACTTGTAAAAGCACTGGAGAAGAACAACTTTATCGCTAGCTATGTCAACACCAGGCAGGAAGCTTTGGACAAACTCGCGGCACTCATTCCGGCTGACGCCACTGTTGGTATTGGCGGCTCATGGACAATTAAAGAAGTAGGAATTGACACCTTGTTGGAAGAACGGGGAAATACGGTCTTCAATCACAACAAGCCGGGTTTGTCCAAGGAAGAATCGATGGCGCTGCGGCGTAAACAAATGACTTGCGATATTTTTTTGACAGGTACTAACGCCCTTACCTTACAAGGCGAACTTGTTAATGTTGATGGTTCTGGCAACCGTGCGGCTGCTATGATTTTTGGCCCCAAGAAAGTCATTGTTATCACCGGTATTAATAAGGTTGTAACAAATACCGATGCCGCGATGGAACGGATTGAACTCTATGCTGCTCCCATCAATAACAAACGTATAGGTCTTCCCAATCCATGTACCACGACCGGCCAATGTATGGACTGTCAAGGGCCGACCCGGATCTGTAATGTTACAACAATTATGCACAAAAAGCCGTTAGGTACCGAGGTTGAGATCATTATTATCGGCGAAGAATTAGGCTTTTAG